CTGGCCGCCGCCCGGCCGCCCGACCTCATGGTGCTCGACCTGATGCTGCCCGGCATGGACGGACTGGAGGTGTGCCGCCGCGTCCGCGAGGACGGCCCACTGCCGGTGATCATGCTGACCGCGCGCGGCGACGAGGAGGACCGCGTCCTCGGCCTGGAGGTCGGCGCGGACGACTACGTCACCAAGCCCTTCAGCCCCCGCGAGCTGGTCCTGCGCGTCGAGTCGGTGCTCCGCCGCGCGGGGTCTCTCGCAGCCGTCCGGTCCGAGCCCGTGGAGCCATGGCTGCGCAGCGGTCCGCTCGCCCTTGATCCCACCGGCCGGCGCGCCACCCGCGCCGGCGCCGAACTCGCCCTCACGATCCGCGAGTTCGACCTGCTGGAGTTCTTCATTCGGCACCCCGGACGGGCGACGAGCCGCGAGGAGCTCATGCATCAGGTGTGGGGCTGGGAGTTCGGGGACCTGTCGACCGTGACCGTCCACGTGAGGCGGCTGCGCGAGAAGGTCGAGGACGACCCCGCCCAGCCCCGCCTGATCAGCACCGTATGGGGGGTCGGATACCGCTTCGACCCTCCTCGGGCGGACGAGGCCGACGGGACCGACGGGACCGACGGGAGGGGAGCCGGCGATGGTGGCTGACACACTGCTCATCGCCCTGTACGCGGCCATCGGCGCGGTTGCCGCCGGGCTGACCGGCGCCATGGCCCTGCGGCTGCTGCGCAACCGGTCGGTCGCGCTGTCGCTGGCCGTGGTCGCGGCCGTCACGGTCGCCGCGATGCTCGCCGGAACGATGCTGGTGTCCTGGGCGATGTTCCTCTCGGACCACGACCTGTGGGTGGTGACGATGGTCTGCTCCATCGCCGCCGCCGTCTCCCTCGTCGTGGCGCTCCTGCTGGGCCGCAGCGTCGTCAAGGGCAGCCGGGCCCTGACCGAGGCCACCCGCGCCCTCGGCGACGACGGCACCTTCATCCCGCCCGCCACCGCGCCCACCGCCGAACTCGCGCAGCTGAGCAACCAGTTGGCCGCCACCAGCGCCAAGCTGACCGCCTCGCGGGAGCGGGAGAGGGCGTTGGAGGCCTCGCGCCGCGAGCTGGTGGCCTGGATCTCCCACGATCTGCGCACACCGCTGGCCGGACTCCAGGCGATGACCGAGGCGCTGGAGGACGGCATGGTGCAGGATCCGCGCGTGTACCTCGCCCGCATCCGTAACGAGGTCGCGCGCATGAGCGACATGGTCAGCGACCTCTTCGAGCTCTCCCGCATCCAGGCCGGCGTCCTCGCGCTGACCCCGACCCGCATGTCGGTGTACGACCTGGTCGGCGACGCCATCGCGGGCGCCGACGCCCTGGCCCGGGAGCACGGCGTGCGACTGGTGGGCAGCCGCGTGGAACAGGTGCCCGTGGAGGTCGACGGCCGTGAGATGTCCCGTGTCCTGACCAATCTCCTCGTCAACGCCATCCGCCGCACCCCCAGCGACGGCACCGTCGCCGTCTCCGCCCGCCGTGAGGCGGACCGCGTGGTGCTCGCGGTGACCGACGGCTGCGGCGGCATTCCGCCGGAGGACCTGCCCCGGGTCTTCGACACCGGCTGGCGCGGCACGGACGCCCGCACCCCGCCCGCCGGGGCCGGGCTGGGGCTGGCCATCGTCCGCGGGATCGTCGAGGCCCACCAGGGGCGGGCGGCCGTCAGCAACGTGCCGGGCGGCTGCCGTTTCGAGGTCCACCTGCCCGCGGCGGTCTGAGCTCCGCACCGGACGACGAGCGGCCGGTGCGAGGCCGGACAGGCCCCGCACCGGCCTCACCCGGCTGCTCGCGTCCCACGCCGACCTCGGGCGGTGGCCGCCGTCATCGCGACGGTGGCCGCCTCCGTCGTCGGGCGAGCCGCCGTACGGCCATGACCAGGGCCGTTCCCGCGGCCACCGCCAGCATCGCGATCAGCCAGTTGCGCGGGTAGTCCAGTGGCAGCACGGAGGAGTTGGCCCTTCGGCCCGGCCGCAGCAGCACCGGCAGCGCCACCACCGTCAGCCCTCCCGCGACCACCAGCGCCCCGCGAACCGGCCCGCGCGCCCCGCCACGCACCAGCACCAGCCCGGTCAGCAGCACCAGCGGCGCGATCACCGCGTCGTGCAGGACCACCGCCCCGCCCCACCACACCAGGACGCCGGTCAGGTCCCGCACGTCGAGCAGCAGCCACACACCCGCGCACATGAACACCGCACCCGCCGCGCCCGCGAGCACACGCAGTGTCTTCACGACAGCACCTCCAGCCGGCCGACCCACTTGGTCTGCAGCACGCCCGGCCGGTTCGGGGCGATGAGCCGGGCCGGGTAACCGTGGTCGGGGTCGAGTTCCTCGCCGTTCAGACGGAGCGCGAGCAGGGTCAGCGGATCGCGGGCGTGCCGATGGCCCATCTCCGACACCCGGTAGCCGCCGCGCAGTTGCAGCGACACCACCCGCACCCGTACCTCCGGGGACGCGCCCGCCCGCTCCAGCAGGTCCGCCACCCGCACGCCCGACCAGTGGGCGGACCTGCTCCACCCCTCCACACAGGCGATCGGCAGCTCCACCTCGTGCTGCGGCAGCGCGCGCAGCTCGTCCAGCGTGAGGGTGTACGGCCGCGGGCCGGCCACGAACAGGCGGTACTCCCGGTCGGCGACCCGGCCGACCCCGGCCGCCGCCGCGGTCCGGTTGACGGGCAGGCCCTGCGGGCCCCGGTCCGGATGCCGGGGGGCGAACAGGAGGAACGCCTTGAGCGGAGTGAAGGACTGACCGACCGTCGTGAGGGTGACCGCGCCGACGGAGGCACCCACCGCGGTCAGCAACGACCGCCGGTCGGCGGCGTCCTGCGCCGGCAGCGCCAGGGTCCCGGGCGACCGCCGACGCCAGTGGGCCCGGATCTGCGGGGCCTTGACGGCGATGTGGAGCAGCAGCGCCCCGGTCACCAGCCACGCCACCGCGTAGTGCACCGGCACGAACGAGAACGGCCACGGATACCACTGGACCGTGTTCAGCAGGCCGGTGGTCAGTTCGAAGACGGACCCCGCGACCAGTACGGCGACCGACGCTCGCTCCAGCGCGTGCCGAGGCGACCGCAGCGGCGGCCACTCGAACAGCCGTGGATACACCGTCCACAGTTTGGCGAGCAGGAGCGGAGTCGCGGCGATGCCGGAAGCGACATGCAGGCCCTGGGTGAGCCGGTAGCCCCAGGACGGGCGGCTCGGGATGCCGCCGGCCGCCCAGTCGGGCGGATGCTGCATGAAGTGGCTGATCAGTCCGGTGACGAAGCAGACGGCGAAGGCCGCTCCCAGCCAGCGGCCGATGGAGGTCGCCGTGCGGGCGTCGTGCAGCCTGCCCGTGAAGACCGGCGTGGGGAAACGCAGTTTCATGCCCCCATCCCACCGGGCCTGTGTCCGATCCGGAACGATCGAGCCCCTTACGGAACAGGGACGTCTTCGGGCTTCTCACCTCGACCCCCCGGCCGCCGCAGCGGCGATGCGCGCGGGAGGGCGGCCCGTTGCGCCAAGTTCTTACGGAGACATGACACCGCGCCGAAGTCCCGCGGTCACGTTGATCCCACCCGTAACCATGGTTGCGGTCGGCCTCCTCACCCCCGACGTCGGACATCCGACCGGGGTGTGACCCGCAGTCGGCACGCGGTGCGCACAGACCATGCGGCCCGCACAGACCCCTTTCCCGAACCCCCGGAGGAATTCCATGCGACACAACGCGCGCAAGCGATCGAAGACAGCGCGTCGGGCCATCGCCGCGGCGGCGGGCCTGGCGCTCGGCGCGGGAGGGCTGATCGTGGTCAACGTGTACGCCTCGGCCCATGAGAGCGGCAACGGCTACTCGACGAAACGCGCCTCCCAGGGGGCGGGCCAGGTCCTGTCGGCCGGAGCCGCCACGATCAGCTGCCCGGACGTCGGGGCGAAGCTGACCTCGGTCCCCGGTCGGGCGCGAGCGCAGGTCGACAGGGAACTGGCGCTCCTCGACCAGCAGGTGGCCGAGGCGTACCAGCGGCTGCAAAATGCGGCGGGGGCCATCCAGCGGGACGGCGGCTTCGCCGACAACGCGATCATGGGACCGCTCAAGGACAAGCGGGTCGCGACCATCGACCGGATCGCGATCGCCATCGGCCGGTCGGGCACCAGGCCGCAGGGCCTCGAATCCCTCGCCGCCTGTTCGCTGCGCGCGTCCGGCGATCAGCAGGGCACCGGCCAGGGCCAGGGCGGCGCCGGCCGGAACGGGAACGGCGGCCGGGCCGGCAACGGCCCTGTGGCCGCCGACTTCGTGGACATCACCACGGTCCGGCCGAACGTGCGCACCCCCCGCATCTCGCGCCGCGCCTCACAGGGCACCTTCACCACACGGTGCGGCGTCAACGCGAACAAGCTGTACAACTCCGACAACATCATCGTCGCCCCCGGTGTGGGCAACGGCGCGCACCACACGCACGACTACGTCGGCAACCAGGACAACAACGCGTTCACCAGCAACGACCAGTTCGCCGCCGCCGGGACCAGCTGCCGCAACCAGGGCGACAAGTCGACGTACTACTGGCCGGTGCTCCGTCTCCAGGACGGCACCCGGGAGTTCGACGCCCAGCGGCAGGGCGGCGGCGCCGAGGGCAACACCGGCCGCATCCTGACCGCTTCCGAGGTCACCCTGGACTTCGTCGGCAGTCCGCGGGGCAAGGTGGTGGCGATGCCCAAGTTCCTGCGGATCATCACCGGCGACGCCAAGGCGTTCACCAACGGCACCGCGAACGCCAACGCGGCCTGGAGCTGCACCGGCTTCGAGAACCGGCAGCTGACGGACAAGTATCCGATCTGCCCCGAAGGCAGCCGCCTGGTCCGTACGTCCAACTTCCAGAGCTGCTGGGACGGCCGGAGCATCGACAGCGCCAACCACCGCGCGCACGTCGCGTTCGCCGATCCGCGGACCGGCGCCTGCCCGAGCGGCTTCAAGGCCGTCCCGAAGCTGGTCCAGCGCCTCGTCTACGACGTGGACGCCCCCAGCCTCGGCGACAACGGGAAGTCGAGCCCGTTCTACGCAGTGGACGGCTTCCCGGAGCAGATGCACAAGCCGATCACCGACCACGGCGACTTCATCAACGTCTTCGACGAGAGCCTGATGAACCGGATGGTCCAGTGCATCAACACCGGCCGGAAGTGCCGCTGATCCCCGTCTGCGGCCACCTGAACGGCCCGGGGCAGGTCAGAGGCTGGTCAGGATCTGCGGGGAGAGGTTCTTGATCATGGTGTTGGTCCAGCGCATCTGCCGCAGGGTCTGCGGGTGGCAGGACGAGGCGAGCGCCAGGAGCCGGTCGTCCCTGCCGGCCTGAGCGGCCTGGGCGAGCATCTCCCAGTACAACGAGTTCTCGGTCGCGCCCAAATGCAGCTCCCGCAGGTCGCGGAGCAGCAGCAGACCGGGCTCGGGACACCGGCCCACGGCTTTCGCGGCTCTCTCCGCGAGTGCCGCGAGGACACCGGAGTCGGACGGGCCGGACGGGTCCGGCGCCCCGCCGAGATCCGAGCCGTGGTCGTGGCCCGCCTCGGCCAGGCGTCGCACGTGCTCACGTGACCAGAGCGCGAGGTCGGTGGCCACGTGGAAGACCTCGGGCTCGGCGCGGTGACGTTCCGCCACCGCGACCAGGTCCTCGGCGAGATGTCGCTCGCCGTGGTGCAGAGCGCGCAGGGTCAGGGCGACGCCGTTCACCGGGCGCCCTCCTCACGGCCGCGCCCTGTGGCCTCGTCGTACTGGGCGGCCAGGGCGGAGGGACCGCCCACCGTCGGGGAGACACCGACGCGGCCGGACCCGGACGGCGCCGACGCCGTGGTCGTCGGGGCGGGAGCAGCCCGGCCGTCACCGCGTTCGACGAGCGTGAGGGCCGCCGCGGCGGTCTTGAACAACGGCTGTTTGGAGACCGGGTCCCAGTCGGTCACGGCCGTCTCGTTGGCGGCACGCCCGGGCGTTCCCCCGTCCGGGCCATTGCCGCCCGGGGTGTCCCAGTAGCCGTAGTGGAACGGCACGAACAGCAGCCCCGTCCGGATGCCGGTGACCCTGACCCGTGCCCGCAGCGCGCCCCGGGGCGTGGAGACCTCCACCAGGTCCCCCTCGCCGAGATCCCGCTCGGCCGCGTCGGCGACGGACACCTCCACCCAGACGTCCGGCGCGGCCGCGTTCAGCTGCGGGACGCGCCCCGTCTTGGTCCGGGTGTGGAAGTGGTAGATCGTCCGCCCCGTGGTGAGCTGGTACGGGTACCGCGCACCTGGCTCCTCGTGGGGCGGCAGGTAGGCGGCCGCCTTGATCATCGCCTTGCCGTCCGGGTTGAGGGACCGGTATTCCACCGCGCTGTCCGACGCACCGGTGACGAGGTCCTTGCCGTACGTCTCGCACCTGTCGGGGTGCGCCCAGCTGACGCCGTCGGTGTAGAGACGTTCCGTTCCGTCCGGGGCGTCCTCGTTGCACGGCCACTGGATGCCGGACGGTCCGCGCAGCTTCTCGTAGGTGAGGCCGGTGTAGTCGCACGGCCGGCCGGCGCTGCACCGTTTCCACGCCTCGAACGCCGACTCCGGGTCGTGCCAGTGGACCAGCGGACCGCCGTCCTTGTCGCGGAACTCCATGCGCCGGGCGTAGTCGAGGAAGATGTCGAGGTCCGGCCTGGCCTCGCCCGGCGGGTCGACGGCCTTGTCGGACAGGTGGACGGTGCGGTCGGCGTTCGTGAACGTCCCGGTCTTCTCACCCCAGGTCGCGGCCGGCAGCACCACGGGCACGCCGCGTACCGGAGGTCGAGCAGGAAGCGGGCGGCGACACAGCCGACGGGCCGTGCTCCCGTGGTTCCCGCGGGGAGGGCAGGGTTCGCGGCCGGATGCCGGTCCCTCCACCGGCCGGCGACGGATGCGCGTCGGGACGTTCAGTACGCGTCCGAGCCGCCCAGGCCGGTGAGCGCGCCGACCGGGTCCGGGTCGGGGGTGCCGCGCGGCCACCAGTCGTCCTGGCCCGGTTCCGACTCGTACGCGTACCACAACCCGTCGTGGCCGAAGCGGAGTTGGACATGGCCCTTGGGGTGGGTGAGGTGGTTGTGGCGCGGGCGGAAGGCGGGCAGGTCGGCGGCGAGGAGAAGCGGCCGGGCCCGGTCGAAGCGTCCGGCGGGCGGATCCCAGGTCTCCTCCAGGACGGTGAGGCCGTCCGGTCCGCCCTGCCGCCAGGCGGCCACCGCGCGCGCCAGTTCGGAAGGGGTACGGCCGACGGCGGCGGCGAGCGCGGCGTAGAGGGCCCGGGTGGAGACGGTGAGCCCCGAACCGGGGCGGGACGCGGCAAGTCGCACGGCGTCCCGCCAGAGGCCGAGTTCACCGATCTCGTCCTCTCCGGTGGCCAGCAGCGCGTGGGCGCGGGCGGCCGCGTCGGTCGCGAGGTGGTCGAGCGCGAAGGAGTCGGGCCCGTCCGGCGCGGACGGGTAGGCCGGGGGCTGTTCGGGATGCGCGGGCACGGGCATCGGAGCGGGCAGCGGCGGCAGCCGGCGTTCGGCGAGGGCCTCGGCGGCCCGCACGCCGGGCAGGGGCTCCGGTTGCTGTTCCTGTGCGGCGCGGGCCGCACGGGTCGCGTTACGGCGGGACAGCGCGTCGAGCACCTCCCGTTCGCCCCGGCCGCGCAGCAGGAGCAGCACGAACGGGTCGGCGTCGAGCAGCCGGGCGGTCTGGTAGCAGAGGGCGGCCGCGTGCTTGCAGGGGTGACCGCGGTCGGGGCAGCTGCACTGCGGCTCGAGGTCGCCGGGGCCGGGCAGCAGAGGCACCCCGCAGTCCGCGAGGGACTCGGGCATCTCCTTGTCGAGGAGCGCGGCGATGTGTCCGGGGCGTTCCACCGCCGCCTCCAGGAAAC
This Streptomyces sp. NBC_00377 DNA region includes the following protein-coding sequences:
- a CDS encoding response regulator transcription factor yields the protein MKRVLVVDDDPTVSEVVAGYLGRAGFAVAVAADGPTAVALAAARPPDLMVLDLMLPGMDGLEVCRRVREDGPLPVIMLTARGDEEDRVLGLEVGADDYVTKPFSPRELVLRVESVLRRAGSLAAVRSEPVEPWLRSGPLALDPTGRRATRAGAELALTIREFDLLEFFIRHPGRATSREELMHQVWGWEFGDLSTVTVHVRRLREKVEDDPAQPRLISTVWGVGYRFDPPRADEADGTDGTDGRGAGDGG
- a CDS encoding sensor histidine kinase, whose product is MVADTLLIALYAAIGAVAAGLTGAMALRLLRNRSVALSLAVVAAVTVAAMLAGTMLVSWAMFLSDHDLWVVTMVCSIAAAVSLVVALLLGRSVVKGSRALTEATRALGDDGTFIPPATAPTAELAQLSNQLAATSAKLTASRERERALEASRRELVAWISHDLRTPLAGLQAMTEALEDGMVQDPRVYLARIRNEVARMSDMVSDLFELSRIQAGVLALTPTRMSVYDLVGDAIAGADALAREHGVRLVGSRVEQVPVEVDGREMSRVLTNLLVNAIRRTPSDGTVAVSARREADRVVLAVTDGCGGIPPEDLPRVFDTGWRGTDARTPPAGAGLGLAIVRGIVEAHQGRAAVSNVPGGCRFEVHLPAAV
- a CDS encoding molybdopterin-dependent oxidoreductase, giving the protein MKLRFPTPVFTGRLHDARTATSIGRWLGAAFAVCFVTGLISHFMQHPPDWAAGGIPSRPSWGYRLTQGLHVASGIAATPLLLAKLWTVYPRLFEWPPLRSPRHALERASVAVLVAGSVFELTTGLLNTVQWYPWPFSFVPVHYAVAWLVTGALLLHIAVKAPQIRAHWRRRSPGTLALPAQDAADRRSLLTAVGASVGAVTLTTVGQSFTPLKAFLLFAPRHPDRGPQGLPVNRTAAAAGVGRVADREYRLFVAGPRPYTLTLDELRALPQHEVELPIACVEGWSRSAHWSGVRVADLLERAGASPEVRVRVVSLQLRGGYRVSEMGHRHARDPLTLLALRLNGEELDPDHGYPARLIAPNRPGVLQTKWVGRLEVLS
- a CDS encoding DUF1996 domain-containing protein, which produces MRHNARKRSKTARRAIAAAAGLALGAGGLIVVNVYASAHESGNGYSTKRASQGAGQVLSAGAATISCPDVGAKLTSVPGRARAQVDRELALLDQQVAEAYQRLQNAAGAIQRDGGFADNAIMGPLKDKRVATIDRIAIAIGRSGTRPQGLESLAACSLRASGDQQGTGQGQGGAGRNGNGGRAGNGPVAADFVDITTVRPNVRTPRISRRASQGTFTTRCGVNANKLYNSDNIIVAPGVGNGAHHTHDYVGNQDNNAFTSNDQFAAAGTSCRNQGDKSTYYWPVLRLQDGTREFDAQRQGGGAEGNTGRILTASEVTLDFVGSPRGKVVAMPKFLRIITGDAKAFTNGTANANAAWSCTGFENRQLTDKYPICPEGSRLVRTSNFQSCWDGRSIDSANHRAHVAFADPRTGACPSGFKAVPKLVQRLVYDVDAPSLGDNGKSSPFYAVDGFPEQMHKPITDHGDFINVFDESLMNRMVQCINTGRKCR
- a CDS encoding SWIM zinc finger family protein; its protein translation is MNVSSAGASPRDDASPADTSPEDAPALNTSTQGVPRQDATPGASMQDTPRRDASTQDATRDASSESAQAHVTRAAAGSRPGDIAREALRAARAQARQGMAEGRPQTARGAGRGGGRARGDARSAEARRPGRTGDSVAEERARAVREALAGAFQMPAEEPGEPVEPEAAPVDIAALETSSPSATAPGGEHSQPRPHEPHPAPRSMAAPARDGDHRRTFPAFPPRACGPFAGTWWGNAWVTALEEGALDPKRLARGRGYAEQGNVDAITVTPGHVLAYVQGSRPRPYRVQVRLRTLGSEDWERFLEAAVERPGHIAALLDKEMPESLADCGVPLLPGPGDLEPQCSCPDRGHPCKHAAALCYQTARLLDADPFVLLLLRGRGEREVLDALSRRNATRAARAAQEQQPEPLPGVRAAEALAERRLPPLPAPMPVPAHPEQPPAYPSAPDGPDSFALDHLATDAAARAHALLATGEDEIGELGLWRDAVRLAASRPGSGLTVSTRALYAALAAAVGRTPSELARAVAAWRQGGPDGLTVLEETWDPPAGRFDRARPLLLAADLPAFRPRHNHLTHPKGHVQLRFGHDGLWYAYESEPGQDDWWPRGTPDPDPVGALTGLGGSDAY